In Arachis hypogaea cultivar Tifrunner chromosome 17, arahy.Tifrunner.gnm2.J5K5, whole genome shotgun sequence, a single window of DNA contains:
- the LOC112765034 gene encoding RING-H2 finger protein ATL11 — translation MSTTQTQTRHHGLLAAMLLLLHLLLPPPHTAAQAVNSLPPPPPDAISKVKFDKSMAVVLVILVIVFFALGFLSVYTRQCAERRMRARFDLTFPLAGSHRRQRGLDREIIETFPTFVYSAVKTQKIGRATLECAVCLNEFNDDETLRLIPKCSHVFHPDCIDAWLANHSTCPVCRANLFPSDNNNNDNGTFVDVQIPDPESNGSHRSEIAQINNGNDNGGGGTATVTESPKMDSSVNQRRTPLRSWSTGFRIGSLFPRSHSTGHSLVQPGESLERFTLRLPEEVRNRLLMSSTPCQTTSNGGAAFSRESSVRRGFRTRSVGPGRGYLQYERFGGVERRGFNWTPPFFSRASSTRSPGNGTTAEEKKEVAVEIGERSSDRLFAGGES, via the coding sequence ATGTCAACCACCCAAACCCAAACACGCCACCATGGCCTTCTCGCCGCGATGCTGCTCCTCCTCCACCTCCTCCTTCCCCCGCCTCATACCGCCGCGCAGGCCGTTAACTCGCTGCCGCCTCCGCCGCCAGATGCCATCTCCAAGGTGAAGTTCGACAAGTCCATGGCCGTCGTCCTGGTCATCCTCGTCATCGTGTTCTTCGCCCTCGGCTTCCTCTCCGTGTACACGCGCCAGTGCGCGGAGCGTAGGATGAGGGCGAGGTTCGACCTCACGTTCCCCCTCGCCGGAAGCCACCGCCGGCAGCGTGGTTTGGACCGGGAGATCATCGAGACGTTCCCGACGTTTGTTTACTCCGCCGTGAAGACACAGAAGATAGGTCGTGCCACGCTAGAATGCGCCGTGTGCCTCAACGAGTTCAACGACGACGAAACGCTGCGTTTAATTCCAAAGTGCAGCCACGTGTTCCACCCTGATTGCATTGACGCATGGCTCGCTAACCACTCTACCTGCCCGGTTTGCCGCGCCAACCTCTTCCCCTCCGACAACAACAATAACGATAACGGCACCTTCGTTGACGTTCAGATCCCCGATCCTGAGTCCAACGGTTCACATAGATCCGAAATTGCACAGATTAATAACGGTAACGATAACGGCGGAGGAGGAACGGCAACGGTAACGGAGTCTCCGAAGATGGATAGTTCAGTTAATCAGAGGCGTACGCCGTTACGGTCATGGTCAACGGGGTTTAGGATTGGGAGTTTGTTTCCAAGGTCGCACTCGACGGGTCACTCGCTGGTCCAACCGGGGGAAAGCTTGGAGCGGTTTACGCTGAGGCTGCCGGAGGAGGTGCGAAACCGGCTGCTTATGAGTTCGACGCCATGTCAGACGACAAGCAACGGCGGCGCGGCGTTCTCGAGAGAGAGCAGCGTGAGGAGAGGGTTTAGAACCCGGAGTGTGGGTCCCGGGAGGGGCTACTTGCAGTATGAACGGTTTGGCGGGGTGGAGCGGCGAGGGTTCAATTGGACGCCACCGTTTTTTAGTAGGGCCAGTTCTACCCGGTCTCCGGGGAACGGTACGACGGCGGAGGAGAAGAAGGAGGTGGCGGTGGAAATTGGTGAACGGTCTTCGGATCGGTTATTTGCAGGTGGTGAGAGTTAG